The Elephas maximus indicus isolate mEleMax1 chromosome 19, mEleMax1 primary haplotype, whole genome shotgun sequence genome contains a region encoding:
- the BHLHA9 gene encoding class A basic helix-loop-helix protein 9: MLRGVPGPGLRGLKGAEGSAEDVEGSCLEVERDFGVLRENGAPRSLGEAEETAGRKRARPVRSKARRMAANVRERKRILDYNEAFNALRRALRHDLGGKRLSKIATLRRAIHRITALSLVLRASPAPRWPCGHLECHRQAEHPGGAGDGGSSPPRPAQPPAGSNLSHQETACPLAPPAPRCASCSPHAHLGRPRAVAEVPGLAQAPGGSWHRCPGTASTGPFPWPRGYLRAGPGLGYQHS, from the coding sequence ATGCTCCGAGGCGTGCCAGGACCAGGCCTCAGGGGCCTGAAGGGGGCCGAAGGCTCCGCGGAGGACGTGGAGGGCTCTTGCCTGGAGGTCGAGAGGGATTTTGGAGTGCTGAGGGAGAACGGCGCCCCCCGCAGCCTGGGCGAGGCGGAAGAGACTGCCGGCAGGAAGCGCGCCCGACCAGTGCGGTCCAAAGCGCGGCGCATGGCTGCCAACGTGCGGGAGCGCAAGCGCATCCTGGACTACAACGAAGCCTTCAACGCACTCCGCCGGGCTCTGCGGCACGACCTGGGCGGAAAGCGGCTCTCCAAGATCGCCACGCTGCGCAGGGCCATCCACCGCATCACGGCGCTCTCCCTGGTCCTGCGTGCCAGCCCCGCGCCCCGCTGGCCCTGCGGGCACCTGGAGTGCCACCGGCAAGCCGAGCACCCCGGGGGCGCCGGTGACGGGGGCTCCAGCCCACCGCGGCCGGCTCAGCCGCCGGCTGGGTCCAACCTCTCGCACCAGGAGACCGCCTGCCCCTTGGCACCGCCTGCGCCACGCTGCGCCTCGTGCTCCCCGCACGCGCACCTGGGAAGGCCCAGGGCGGTGGCCGAGGTGCCAGGTTTGGCCCAGGCACCCGGGGGAAGCTGGCACAGATGCCCAGGTACTGCCTCTACCGGGCCGTTTCCCTGGCCGCGGGGCTACTTGCGAGCAGGCCCAGGGCTGGGCTACCAGCACTCCTGA